Proteins co-encoded in one uncultured Draconibacterium sp. genomic window:
- the rpoB gene encoding DNA-directed RNA polymerase subunit beta: protein MSVQAKKERINFSSTQTRFDYPDFLEVQVKSFKDFFQLKTTPDKRKGEGLYRVFEENFPISDTRNNFVLEFIDYQVDPPRYSIDECIERGLTFSVPLKAKLKLYCTDPEHEDFDTVVQDVYLGTVPYMTNRGTYIINGAERVIVSQLHRSPGVFFGQSLHANGTKLYSARIIPFKGSWIEFATDINSVMFAYIDRKKKLPVTTLLRAIGYESDKDVLEIFDLADEVKVSKSGLKKVIGRRLAARVLKSWVEDFVDEDTGEVVSIERNEVIIDRETDIEEDHIEEILESGVKTILLHKEDQNQQDFAIIYNTLQKDPCNSEKEAVLHIYRQLRNAEPPDEATARDVIDKLFFSDKRYDLGEVGRYRINKKLGLDLDMENRVLTKIDIIEIIKNLIQLVNSKTDVDDIDHLSNRRVRTVGEQMYNQFGVGLARMARTIRERMNVRDNEVFTPIDLINSKTLSSVINSFFGTNALSQFMDQTNPLAEMTHKRRMSALGPGGLSRERAGFEVRDVHFTHYGRLCPIETPEGPNIGLISSLCVFAKINDLGFISTPYRKVENGTVDLSETGAVYLTAEEEEGKIIAQANAPIGEDGKFINDRVKARLDGDYPVVEAGEVELMDVGPNQIASVAASLISFLEHDDANRALMGSNMMRQAVPLLRPEAPIVGTGLEASVAKDSKVMICAEADGVIEFVDAKQIIVRYDMTEEDRFVSFDPEVVTYNLQKYTKTNQGTTVDLKPIVVKGQRVANGEILTEGYATDKGELALGRNLQVAFMPWQGYNYEDAIVISERIVREDVFTSVHVDEYTLEVRDTKRGVEEFTSDIPNVSEEATRNLDENGLIRVGANVKPGDILIGKITPKGESDPSPEEKLLRAIFGDKAGDVKDASLKASPSLKGVVIDKKLFSRVAKDKKGKATKTLLDQIDEKLEKDIAALRIKLEDKLFTLVNGKTSQGVKDYYGTEFIPKGVKFTLKQLQELDYLNIDPSKWTTDKAKNDLIFRLVNNFIMKQKEAESVSRRERYNVTIGDELPAGIIQLAKIYIAKKRKLQIGDKMAGRHGNKGIVSRVVRAEDMPFLADGTPVDIVLNPLGVPSRMNLGQIYETVLGWAGKELGLKFATPIFDGASLDEVSEYTDKAGIPRYGETRLINGETGEPFDQPATVGIIYMLKLGHMVEDKMHARSIGPYSLITQQPLGGKAQFGGQRFGEMEVWALEAFGASHILQEILTVKSDDVMGRAKAYESIVKGEPMPQPGIPESLNVLLHELRGLGLSVRME, encoded by the coding sequence ATGTCAGTACAAGCAAAAAAAGAGAGGATTAATTTTTCCTCAACACAAACCAGGTTTGATTACCCTGACTTCTTAGAAGTACAAGTTAAATCATTTAAAGATTTTTTTCAGTTAAAAACCACACCTGACAAAAGAAAAGGGGAGGGTTTATACAGAGTTTTTGAAGAAAACTTTCCAATATCGGATACTCGAAATAATTTCGTATTGGAATTTATCGACTATCAGGTCGATCCTCCTCGATACTCGATTGACGAGTGTATAGAACGTGGTTTAACTTTTAGTGTACCGCTAAAAGCAAAATTAAAACTCTACTGTACCGATCCGGAACACGAAGACTTTGATACCGTAGTTCAGGATGTGTATTTAGGGACTGTGCCATACATGACCAACAGAGGTACCTACATCATAAATGGTGCTGAAAGGGTTATCGTTTCTCAGTTGCACAGATCTCCGGGTGTATTCTTTGGCCAAAGTTTACATGCCAACGGTACAAAACTATATTCAGCGCGTATCATTCCTTTTAAAGGATCGTGGATTGAATTTGCTACCGACATCAACAGTGTGATGTTTGCGTACATCGACAGGAAAAAGAAATTACCTGTAACCACATTATTACGTGCAATCGGATACGAAAGTGATAAAGATGTACTTGAAATATTCGATCTGGCTGATGAAGTTAAAGTTTCAAAGTCAGGTTTAAAAAAAGTTATCGGTAGAAGACTTGCAGCCCGTGTATTAAAATCGTGGGTTGAAGACTTTGTTGATGAAGATACTGGTGAAGTTGTATCGATCGAGCGTAATGAAGTAATTATTGATCGTGAAACAGACATTGAAGAAGATCACATTGAAGAAATTCTTGAATCGGGTGTAAAAACCATTCTGTTGCACAAAGAAGATCAGAACCAGCAAGATTTTGCTATTATTTACAACACGCTTCAGAAAGATCCATGTAACTCGGAAAAAGAAGCCGTACTTCACATCTACCGTCAGTTGCGTAACGCAGAACCGCCCGATGAAGCTACTGCACGCGACGTTATTGATAAACTGTTCTTCTCGGATAAGAGATACGACCTTGGAGAAGTTGGTCGTTACAGAATCAATAAAAAATTAGGATTAGACCTGGACATGGAAAACCGTGTCCTTACAAAAATCGACATCATCGAGATTATCAAGAATTTAATTCAATTGGTAAACTCAAAAACCGATGTTGATGATATTGACCACTTAAGTAACCGTAGGGTACGTACGGTTGGCGAGCAAATGTACAACCAGTTTGGTGTAGGTTTAGCACGTATGGCACGTACAATTCGCGAGCGTATGAATGTTCGCGATAACGAGGTGTTTACGCCGATTGATTTGATTAACTCGAAAACATTGTCTTCAGTAATCAACTCATTCTTCGGAACAAACGCACTGTCGCAGTTTATGGATCAAACCAACCCACTTGCTGAAATGACGCACAAACGTCGTATGTCGGCTTTAGGTCCTGGTGGTCTTTCTCGCGAGCGTGCAGGTTTCGAGGTTCGTGACGTTCACTTTACGCACTACGGTCGTTTATGTCCGATTGAAACACCAGAAGGACCTAACATTGGTTTGATCTCTTCTTTGTGTGTTTTCGCAAAAATCAATGATTTAGGATTTATTTCAACACCATACCGAAAAGTAGAAAACGGAACAGTTGACTTGTCAGAAACAGGTGCTGTTTACTTAACTGCAGAAGAGGAAGAAGGTAAAATCATTGCACAGGCAAACGCGCCAATCGGCGAAGATGGTAAATTCATTAACGACCGTGTTAAAGCACGTTTGGACGGTGATTACCCTGTAGTTGAAGCGGGTGAAGTTGAACTGATGGACGTTGGTCCTAACCAGATCGCTTCGGTAGCGGCATCACTTATTTCGTTCCTTGAGCACGATGATGCGAACCGTGCATTGATGGGATCGAACATGATGCGTCAGGCAGTACCACTGCTTCGTCCTGAAGCACCAATTGTTGGTACCGGATTAGAGGCAAGTGTTGCCAAAGATTCGAAAGTAATGATTTGTGCCGAAGCCGATGGTGTTATCGAATTCGTTGATGCAAAACAGATTATTGTACGTTACGATATGACGGAAGAAGATCGCTTTGTGAGCTTCGATCCTGAGGTGGTAACATATAATCTGCAAAAATATACTAAAACTAACCAAGGTACTACAGTTGACCTGAAACCAATTGTAGTAAAAGGTCAGCGCGTAGCAAATGGTGAAATTCTTACCGAAGGTTATGCAACCGATAAAGGAGAGCTGGCTCTTGGACGTAACCTGCAGGTGGCATTTATGCCTTGGCAGGGTTACAACTACGAGGATGCGATTGTAATTTCGGAGCGTATCGTTCGCGAAGATGTTTTTACATCGGTACACGTTGATGAATACACTTTGGAAGTACGCGACACAAAACGTGGAGTTGAAGAATTTACTTCTGATATTCCTAACGTAAGTGAAGAAGCCACCCGTAACCTCGATGAAAATGGTTTGATCAGAGTTGGAGCCAACGTAAAACCTGGCGACATCCTTATTGGTAAAATTACGCCAAAAGGAGAATCTGATCCTTCTCCGGAAGAAAAACTTTTACGAGCCATCTTTGGTGACAAAGCAGGTGATGTAAAAGATGCTTCATTAAAAGCGTCTCCATCTTTAAAAGGTGTTGTTATCGATAAAAAATTGTTCTCTCGCGTTGCGAAAGACAAAAAAGGTAAAGCAACAAAAACATTGCTTGACCAGATCGATGAGAAACTGGAAAAAGACATTGCAGCACTACGCATAAAACTCGAAGATAAACTGTTCACATTGGTTAATGGTAAAACTTCGCAGGGAGTGAAAGACTATTACGGAACAGAGTTTATTCCGAAAGGCGTTAAATTTACACTGAAGCAATTACAGGAACTGGATTACCTGAACATTGATCCTTCAAAATGGACCACCGATAAAGCTAAAAACGATTTGATTTTTAGATTGGTGAACAACTTCATTATGAAGCAGAAAGAGGCAGAATCCGTATCGCGTCGCGAGCGTTACAACGTAACCATCGGTGATGAGCTTCCTGCAGGTATTATTCAGTTGGCTAAAATTTACATCGCTAAAAAACGCAAACTCCAAATTGGTGATAAAATGGCGGGGCGTCACGGTAACAAAGGTATTGTTTCGCGTGTGGTACGTGCCGAAGATATGCCATTCCTTGCCGATGGAACACCGGTTGATATCGTATTGAACCCACTTGGTGTACCATCGCGTATGAACCTTGGACAGATTTACGAAACTGTATTGGGGTGGGCTGGAAAAGAGCTTGGTTTGAAATTCGCTACACCTATTTTTGATGGTGCAAGTTTGGACGAAGTTTCTGAATATACCGATAAGGCAGGTATACCTCGCTATGGAGAAACCCGCCTGATTAACGGTGAAACCGGAGAACCATTCGACCAGCCGGCAACTGTAGGTATAATTTACATGTTGAAACTGGGCCACATGGTAGAAGACAAAATGCACGCTCGTTCAATCGGACCTTACTCATTAATTACGCAGCAGCCATTAGGTGGTAAAGCACAGTTTGGTGGTCAGCGTTTTGGTGAGATGGAAGTTTGGGCACTGGAGGCATTTGGTGCTTCTCATATTCTTCAGGAAATTCTTACCGTTAAGTCGGACGACGTAATGGGACGTGCAAAAGCTTACGAATCGATTGTGAAAGGTGAGCCAATGCCACAACCGGGAATTCCTGAATCGCTGAATGTACTGCTTCACGAATTACGCGGACTTGGTCTGAGCGTGAGAATGGAGTAG
- the rplL gene encoding 50S ribosomal protein L7/L12, with protein MADLKQLAEELVNLTVKEVNELAGILKDEYGIEPAAAAVAVAGPAAGGGEEAAAEQTEFDVILKAAGASKLAVVKLVKELTGLGLKEAKAVVDEAPKALKEKISKDEAEALKAQLEEAGAEVEVK; from the coding sequence ATGGCAGATTTAAAACAGCTTGCAGAAGAGTTGGTAAACTTGACTGTTAAAGAGGTTAACGAATTAGCTGGTATTCTAAAAGACGAATATGGTATTGAACCAGCTGCTGCTGCAGTAGCAGTTGCAGGACCGGCTGCAGGTGGTGGCGAAGAAGCTGCTGCTGAACAAACTGAATTTGACGTAATTTTAAAGGCAGCAGGTGCATCGAAACTTGCAGTTGTTAAACTCGTTAAAGAACTTACTGGTCTTGGCTTGAAAGAAGCCAAAGCAGTTGTAGATGAAGCTCCAAAAGCGCTTAAAGAGAAAATCTCTAAAGACGAAGCTGAAGCATTAAAAGCTCAGTTGGAAGAAGCCGGAGCCGAAGTTGAAGTAAAATAA
- the rplJ gene encoding 50S ribosomal protein L10 yields MKSSEKQIIINQLQEQVDSYDHFYLTDIAGLNAEDTSDLRRLCFSQDVKLVVVKNTLLRKALENSGKEAEEIFDALKGNTTVMFSSNGNAPAKLIKQFAKEHKKPVLKAAFVEESVYMGADQLETLIAVKSKNELIADVVALLQSPMKTVLGQLQSGGNTIHGVLDTLKEKE; encoded by the coding sequence ATGAAGAGTTCAGAGAAACAAATTATTATTAATCAGTTACAAGAACAGGTAGACTCATACGACCATTTTTATCTGACCGACATTGCAGGCTTAAACGCTGAAGATACCAGTGATTTAAGGAGACTATGTTTTAGCCAAGATGTAAAACTGGTTGTTGTTAAGAATACTCTATTACGAAAAGCTCTTGAGAACTCTGGAAAAGAGGCTGAAGAAATTTTCGATGCACTAAAGGGAAACACCACAGTAATGTTTTCTTCGAATGGTAACGCACCGGCTAAATTGATTAAACAATTCGCAAAAGAGCATAAAAAGCCTGTTCTAAAGGCAGCTTTTGTTGAAGAATCAGTTTATATGGGAGCCGACCAGTTGGAGACACTTATTGCCGTTAAATCTAAAAACGAGCTTATTGCTGATGTTGTTGCTCTGTTACAATCACCAATGAAAACAGTTCTCGGACAGTTGCAGTCTGGTGGTAATACAATTCACGGTGTTCTTGATACACTGAAAGAAAAAGAATAA